From the Streptomyces sp. SN-593 genome, the window CGAAGCGCTGATCGACCCGAAGGCCGCGTCGGACACCGCGCAGTCCATGGTCGACGACTACACCCAGACCGGGATCTTCCCCAAGTGGTCCGAGGACAACGGCGAGTCCTACGTGATGGTCGGCGACCCCGCGGCCGCGATCATCGCGGACTACCACGCCTTCGGCGCCACGCAGTTCGACACCTCCACCGCGCTGACCGACCTGGTCGCGCAGGCCAGCAAGACCAACAACGACCGGCCGGGCCTGAACTACCTCGGCTCGCCCGGGTACATGCCGCACGACGGCAGCTACGGCTGCTGCAACTTCTACGGCCCCGTCGCCACCACGCTGGAGTACAACACCGCCGACTTCGCGCTCTCCGCCCTCGCCGGCGCGCTCGGCGACTCCGGCAACCAGAAGACGTACGCCAACCGCGCGCAGGACTGGCGCAACGTGCTGAACCCGGCGTCCGGGTTCGTCGAGCCGCGCAACGCGAACGGCTCGTGGACCGGCGGCTTCGACCCCACCAGCGGCACCGACATGGTGGAGGCCGACTCCTGGATCTACACCGGCATGGTGCCCTTCGACGTCGGCGGCCTCGCCAAGGCCAAGGGCGGCAACGGCGCGATGAACGACTACCTCGACACCACGCTGCGCAGCTTCACCGGCGCCAACGGCTACGCCTGGGTCGGCAACGAACCCAGCATCGAACTGCCGTGGGAGTACGACTACACCGGAGCGCCCTACAAGACGCAGGGCACGGTGCGGGCGATCCAGGACCAGATCTGGTCGAACACCCCGGCCGGTCTCGCCGACGGCAACGACGACCTCGGCGCGATGAGCGCCTGGTACGTCTGGTCGGCGCTCGGCATGTTCCCGGAGACCCCGGGCACGTCCGACCTCGCCCTCGGCTCGCCGCTGTTCACCCAGGCCGTGGTCACCCTGCCCTCGGGCAAGACGCTCACGATCAACGGCAACGGCGCCGCCGACAACGCCCCCTACGTCCAGTCCGCGGCGTGGAACGGGGCGGCCTGGAACAACGCCTACGCCCCGACCACCGCGATCACCGCCGGCGGCACGCTCGACTACACGCTGGGCACCTCCGCCAACACCTCCTGGGCGACCGCCGCGTCCGCGGCCCCGCCGTCCTACGCCGGTGACACCACCGCACCGGCCTCGCCGAAGATCGGCGCGGTCGTCTCCGGAGTCGCCTCGAACCTGTGCATCGACGACGCGACCTCCGGCACCGCCGACGGCACCCACGTCCAGATCTGGGGCTGCGACGGCACCTACGCGCAGGACTGGATCGTCGCCTCCGACGGGACCCTGCGCACCCTCGGCAAGTGCCTGGACGCGGACCACAGCGGCACCACCAACGGCACGCTGATCCAGCTGTGGACCTGCAACGGCAGCGGCGCCCAGCAGTGGACCGCCGGCTCCAACGGATCGCTGGTCAACCCGGAGTCCAAGCTGTGCCTCGACGACCCGAACTCGTCCACCACCAACGGCACCCAACTCCAGCTGTACACCTGCAACGGTTCGGCCGCGCAGAACTGGAAGCTGCCGAGCTGAGCCGCAACACCCGTACGGCGCCGTCCTGCTGAACGGCGAACCGCGCCCCCGCACGTCCCGTCCGACCGGCCGGGATGCGCGGGGGCGTTTCCGCGCGGCTCTCGCCCGATCGCGGCGCCGCCACGCCGGACCACCCCCGCCGCGGCCTTCCGCGCGCGCCCGACCGCACCTGGTCGTGATAGGGATGCAGTTCTCCCTGCCCGGAAAAACCAGGAGTGTCCCGGTATGACTATCCCTACGCACTGGGCCGCGCTGCCCCGCCCCTCGGGTCCCGCCCGACCCGGCACCGGCACCGGCGCCCGAAGCGGGACCGGTATCGAGGAACGCGAACTCAGCTCCGGCGGCTACCGCTTCGTCTCCCGCGTCGCCTGGTGCGAGGACCCCCGCACCGAGCCCTTCCTCATCCTCGGCGGCTCGTCCCAGGACCGGCTGTCCTGGACCCGGCACGAGCGCGCGCTGCTCCCGCTGGGCCACGTGGTCACCGTGGACCTGCCCGGCTACGGCGGCGCCGCCTTCCTGCCGGCCCGGCTCGGCATCGACTTCCTCGCCGAAGCCGTGCGCGACACCCTCGACGACCTCGGCATGACCCGGGTGAACCTGCTCGGCGCCTGCTTCGGCGGCGCGATCGGGCTGCGCTTCGCCCAGCGCCACCCCGAGCGGGTGGAGCGGCTGATGCTCGTCGGCATGACCAGGGACCTGCCGCAGGACTACACCGACTGCGTGCCGCGCTGGATGGCGATGCTCGCCGAGGGCCGCGGCGACGACATCGCGCGCGAACTGGTGGACCGCTTCATGTCCCCGCCGGGGACCGGGAGCGTGCGGCGGTACGCGGCCGTGTCCCGGCTGCTGTACCGGCAGTTCGCCGAGCGCAGCGTCGAGCAGGTGCGGATGGACGTGGAGCACAACCGCCGTCTGCTGGCCCACGACTGGTACGTCCCGCTGCCGGCGCCCCGGGTGCCCGCGCTGGTGCTCACCGGCGAGCACGACACGCTCACACCGCCCGCCGTGGGGCTGGCCACCGCGCGCTGCCTCGCGGGGGCGTGGTTCACCACGGTCAAGGACGCCGACCACCTCCTCCCGGTGGAGCGCAGCGACGAACTCGGCGATCTCATCGCACGGTTCTGCACGGGTCGTGCGATCGACCCGCTGCCGTACTGCAACCCCGCGACGTACGTGCCCGCCGCCGCGTAGGTGTGCCGCCGGCGCCGCACCGCTGCCACTGCACCGCACGGCCGCCACGGCACCGTCGGGCGGAGGGGTTCGGGTGTCCATATTGGTACGTGTCGCTTTTTGGACAACCCTGCCTGCGGACGGGTGAATTCCCAGGTCGTGGTGGGGTTGGGGACGTGTGTCCGGGTCGGCTGCGGGAAAAGGGCGCTAGGCACCGCACCGCCTGTTCGGATATCAATTCAGCACGGCACTTCGCGGCGTGACTCCCCGTCCGCGAAGCCGCCCAGGCGCCCAGCGCGCCGCCGGCCGCGGTGTCCCCGTATCACTGCGGCCATGTGCCGCCGAGGATCAGGCCGGTCTGCTCGCCCGGCCTCCCGGGGGGGAATCCTCGGTGGCCGTCAGGCGGGGCCTTCCGGCCCGACGGTCCCGCACCGCTCGTCCCCGCGCGTCCACTGCGCGGGGACGAGCGGAAACCCGCACGGTCCCGCACGCACCCACGAGGCACGCGCGTGTGTACGGGTACGAGGGGCGGGTACGGACACGGACGCGCAGGCCGCGGCCCCGCACGCGCGCGCCACCGTCGCGCTCAGGACGGCGGGCGGCCCGTCCGCGCCGCGGGCGGGCGCACCCGGTTCGGCGCGAGCACCCCCATCAGGTTCGGGTCCTGGGCGAGTTTCAGGCCCGCCTCGAAACGGCTGCCCGCGTCCAGCCGGTCCATGAGTTTCGCGATCACCCGCTGCACGGTGCGGCGGTGCACCCCCACCTTGCGGGCGATCTGCTCGTCACCGAGCCCGGCGGCCATCAGCCGGATCACCACCCGCTCCTGCATGGTGAGTTCTGCGCGCCGACCGGCGCCGGCCCCCGCCCCCGACCCGGCCCCCGACCCAGCCCCGGCCCCCGACCCCGACCCCGATCCGGCCCCCGACCCGCCCCCTGACCCCGACCCCGTCGCAGCCCCGGACCGGGAGGACCGCGACCCGGCTCCGCTACCGGCGCGCAGCGCCTCCTCCACCGTCACCGCCCGCAACCAGTAGTCGTCGAAGATCGCGGTGAGCGTCTGCACCAGGGCGGTGCTGCGCACCAGCAGCATGGGGTTGTCGTAGACCGCGTTCGGGTCGGACGGCATGCAGGCCAACTCGTTGTCGTGCAGCAGGATGTCGCACGGCGCGTGGTCGAGGAGCCGCACGCTGACGCCCAGGTCGGCGACCTCCCGCAGGTAGTGCAGGTACCTGGACGTCTGCACGAGGGACAGCGGGTAGATGGCCCGCAGCCGGACGCCACGCTTGACCAGCTGCGCGTCCCGCCGCAGCGAACTCTCCAGCACGTCGACCGGCGGCATCGGCCCCGGGTGCAGCGAGTCGCAGGTGCGCTGGATGGTGGCGGTCAGCGCGTCGAGCACCCGGTGCTTGGACCAGCGGTCGCGGATGTACTCCACCTGCACCTCGGACGCGACGCGCTCCACCGCGGGCCGGTAGACGTGGAGGAGGGCCTGGCCGGCCTCGCGCAGGGCCCGGGACCGGCGGGCCTGGTCCTCGGTGGCCAGGTGGTAGGCGTCCAGGGTGCGCACCAGCGCCGTGTCCGGTTCCACCGACTCGACGTGCCCGTCGGCGCGCGCCTCGACCAGCCCGATCTCGGTCAGCCGCCGCAGGGCGGCCCCGGCCTGCTCGGCGTCCAGCCCGGTCGCCGTCCCGAGGTCGCCCTCCACCGCGCTGCCCAGCCGGCGCAGCGCCTCGTACACCGCGAGCGCCCGGTCCTCCTCATCCGGCATCCGCCGGCCCTCCCCGCGTCAGAGGTCGAACTCCGCGGGGTTGAGGCCCACCGCGAAGCACGCCTCGCGTACCACTCCCTGCTCGGACTTGTCGAAGTCGCCGTCCGCGCCGCCGATGACGATACCGATCTGGATGACCGCACGGGCCTCGGTGGGCTTCTTCTGCACCTTGGCCACCTCCTGGAGCACGGCCACCTTGCCGAACTCGAAGTCCGCGGCCAGCCGGTTGAGGTAGTCCTCGAAACGGCGCTGGAGGTCGGCGGCGGGGAAGTTCTGCAGGACGTCGTTGCCCGCGATGAGCGCGGCCACCCGGCGCCGCTCCTCGGGCGCCACGCTGCCGTCGGCCGCGGCCACCAGCGCGCAGATCGCCATGCTGGCGTCGCGGAAGGCGCCGCTCTTCAGGTCGTTCTTCTTCGCCGTGAGCTGCGTCTGCATGCCCTGGGCGGATTCCTTGAAGCGGTCCCACAGTGCCATGGCGTCTCTCCTGAGCGTGTGTCGGTACGGGGCCGCGCTGCGGTCGTACGGGTCGTCGCTGTTCCGTACCGAGAACTCGCGCGGACCGTAAAGGAGTTCCCAAGGGCTGCGGGCCGACCGGGGCGGGCGCGGGCCGTTTCCCCTGGTACGCGGCCGGGTTCCGCGGTTGGTGCCGGGCGTGTTCGCTGCGGGCGAACGGGTGCACGTGCGCACGGGGTGCACATGCCGACGGCTCCCGCCGCGCCGGCCGGTGCCGGGCGGGGGAGCCGTCCGCGGGGACGTCAGAGGTTGACGCCGAAGTCCGACGCGATGCCGGCCAGACCGGAGGCGTACCCCTGGCCGATGGCGCGGAACTTCCACTCGGCGCCGTTGCGGTACAGCTCGCCGAAGACCATCGCGGTCTCGGTGGCGGCGTCCTCGCTCAGGTCGTAGCGCGCGATCTCGGAGCCGCCGGCCTGGTTCAGGACGCGGATGTAGGCGTTGCGCACCTGGCCGAAGTTCTGGCTGCGGCTCTCCGCGTCGTAGATCGACACCGGGAAGACGACCTTGTCGACGTCGGCCGGCAGCGCGGCGAGGTTGACGTTGATCTGCTCGTCGTCGCCGTCGCCCTCGCCGGTGACGTTGTCGCCGGTGTGCACGACGGTCTGGTCGGGGCTCTGCTTGTTGTTGAAGAAGACGAAGAAGCCGTCCGAGTGGACCTTGCCGGTCGCGTTCACGGCGATCGCGCTCGCGTCGAGGTCGAAGTCCGTACCGGTGGTGGTGCGGACGTCCCAGCCGAGTCCGACGGTGACGGCGGTCAGGCCGGGTGCCTCCTTCGTCAGCGAGACGTTGCCGCCCTTGGTCAGGCTTACCGCCATGGGAAGTCCCCTTTGTGTGGTCGTGGGTGTTGCGGACGAAAGTACCGTCACCCGTCTGAACGCGGCGCGGGGTTCGTACGGTTCCGTTCCCGCCGGAAATCCCCGTGACGGGGAGGGGGCGGGCGCGCGACCATGGAGTCATGTCCGGGCCACTGATCATCCGCGGCTCGGTCTCCATCCCGGAGGCCGAGCTCATGTGGCGTTTCTCGCGCTCGTCCGGACCGGGCGGCCAGCACGTGAACACCAGCGACAGCCAGGTCGAGCTGCGGTTCGACCTCGCGGCGACCGAGTCCCTGCCGCCGGTGTGGCGGGAGCGCGCGCTGGAGCGGCTGGCGGGGCGCCTGGTGGGCGGGGTGCTCACGGTGCGGGCGTCGGAGCACCGCTCGCAGTGGCGCAACCGGGAGACGGCCGCGGCCCGGATGGCCTCGCTCCTCGGCCAGGCGACGGCCCCGCCGCCCAAGGCGCGCCGCCCCACCCGCATACCCCGGGGGATCAACGAGAAGCGGCTGCGCGAGAAGAAGCAGCGCGGCCAGACGAAGCGGGGCCGCGGCGGAGCCTGGGACTGAGCGCCCGGCGTCCGGCCGCGCTCACGCGAGGTAGCGGTACCGGCCGCGGAAGTACGTGAGCGGGCCGCCCTCGGCGCTCGGGGTGCGCGCGGTCATCACCCTGCCGATCGCGAGCACGTGGTCGCCGGCGACCACGCTCTGCTCGGTCTCGCACTCGAGTATCGCCAGGGCGCCGCCGAGGACGGGGGCGCCGGACGCCTCGCCGCGGTAGTAGGACACGTCCTCGAAGAGCAGCCGGTCGCTGATCCTGCCGCGCATCGCGAACCGCCCGGCGATGTGCCGCTGGCTCTCGCTGAGCACCGACACCGCCCACCGCGGCTGCCGGTCGAGGAGTTCCTCCATCCGGGAGCCGACCCGCACGCTGACGAGCACCAGCGGGGGTTCGAGCGACACGGACATGAACGCCGTCGCGGTCATGCCGACGTCCTCGCCGCGCGGCCCGTCCTCGGGGTCGTGCGCGGTGACGAGGACGACGCCCGCGGACAGGCGTGTCAGGGCGGCGCGGAAGTCGTCGATGCTGGCGGTCTGACCCATGGTGGTCCC encodes:
- a CDS encoding lectin is translated as MTRLSRPPGAAAIGVLAAAALAVAGMCAPASAAGKAALVTSPATLVNPLIGTSNQADDFPGADVPFGMVQWSPDTPSRPAGGGYEYNDSSITGFSLTHIAGPGCGAAGDIPVLPTVGAVNTGATDAFSHANESASAGSYKVTLNNQVTTELTTTTRSGMARFTFPSSTQSNLVFKLTGSQNGDSATQFTKVSSTEVSGQVTSGHFCGAGNTYTVYFDMVFDQPFASEGSSAVKATASTPATSGTASKNAAEKPNEPVLHGKAPKAATSSASPDASASNGYVTFNTTSNPVVQAKVGISYVSVANATANRTAENSGWDFNATRTAAQNAWNSELGKVQIAGGTAAQQQTFYTSLYHSLLHPNVTSDTNGQYYGFDGKTHTVDAGHSAAYANYSGWDIYRSQAQLEALIDPKAASDTAQSMVDDYTQTGIFPKWSEDNGESYVMVGDPAAAIIADYHAFGATQFDTSTALTDLVAQASKTNNDRPGLNYLGSPGYMPHDGSYGCCNFYGPVATTLEYNTADFALSALAGALGDSGNQKTYANRAQDWRNVLNPASGFVEPRNANGSWTGGFDPTSGTDMVEADSWIYTGMVPFDVGGLAKAKGGNGAMNDYLDTTLRSFTGANGYAWVGNEPSIELPWEYDYTGAPYKTQGTVRAIQDQIWSNTPAGLADGNDDLGAMSAWYVWSALGMFPETPGTSDLALGSPLFTQAVVTLPSGKTLTINGNGAADNAPYVQSAAWNGAAWNNAYAPTTAITAGGTLDYTLGTSANTSWATAASAAPPSYAGDTTAPASPKIGAVVSGVASNLCIDDATSGTADGTHVQIWGCDGTYAQDWIVASDGTLRTLGKCLDADHSGTTNGTLIQLWTCNGSGAQQWTAGSNGSLVNPESKLCLDDPNSSTTNGTQLQLYTCNGSAAQNWKLPS
- a CDS encoding alpha/beta fold hydrolase — protein: MTIPTHWAALPRPSGPARPGTGTGARSGTGIEERELSSGGYRFVSRVAWCEDPRTEPFLILGGSSQDRLSWTRHERALLPLGHVVTVDLPGYGGAAFLPARLGIDFLAEAVRDTLDDLGMTRVNLLGACFGGAIGLRFAQRHPERVERLMLVGMTRDLPQDYTDCVPRWMAMLAEGRGDDIARELVDRFMSPPGTGSVRRYAAVSRLLYRQFAERSVEQVRMDVEHNRRLLAHDWYVPLPAPRVPALVLTGEHDTLTPPAVGLATARCLAGAWFTTVKDADHLLPVERSDELGDLIARFCTGRAIDPLPYCNPATYVPAAA
- a CDS encoding helix-turn-helix domain-containing protein yields the protein MPDEEDRALAVYEALRRLGSAVEGDLGTATGLDAEQAGAALRRLTEIGLVEARADGHVESVEPDTALVRTLDAYHLATEDQARRSRALREAGQALLHVYRPAVERVASEVQVEYIRDRWSKHRVLDALTATIQRTCDSLHPGPMPPVDVLESSLRRDAQLVKRGVRLRAIYPLSLVQTSRYLHYLREVADLGVSVRLLDHAPCDILLHDNELACMPSDPNAVYDNPMLLVRSTALVQTLTAIFDDYWLRAVTVEEALRAGSGAGSRSSRSGAATGSGSGGGSGAGSGSGSGAGAGSGAGSGAGAGAGRRAELTMQERVVIRLMAAGLGDEQIARKVGVHRRTVQRVIAKLMDRLDAGSRFEAGLKLAQDPNLMGVLAPNRVRPPAARTGRPPS
- a CDS encoding tellurite resistance TerB family protein, whose protein sequence is MALWDRFKESAQGMQTQLTAKKNDLKSGAFRDASMAICALVAAADGSVAPEERRRVAALIAGNDVLQNFPAADLQRRFEDYLNRLAADFEFGKVAVLQEVAKVQKKPTEARAVIQIGIVIGGADGDFDKSEQGVVREACFAVGLNPAEFDL
- a CDS encoding TerD family protein translates to MAVSLTKGGNVSLTKEAPGLTAVTVGLGWDVRTTTGTDFDLDASAIAVNATGKVHSDGFFVFFNNKQSPDQTVVHTGDNVTGEGDGDDEQINVNLAALPADVDKVVFPVSIYDAESRSQNFGQVRNAYIRVLNQAGGSEIARYDLSEDAATETAMVFGELYRNGAEWKFRAIGQGYASGLAGIASDFGVNL
- the arfB gene encoding alternative ribosome rescue aminoacyl-tRNA hydrolase ArfB, whose amino-acid sequence is MSGPLIIRGSVSIPEAELMWRFSRSSGPGGQHVNTSDSQVELRFDLAATESLPPVWRERALERLAGRLVGGVLTVRASEHRSQWRNRETAAARMASLLGQATAPPPKARRPTRIPRGINEKRLREKKQRGQTKRGRGGAWD
- a CDS encoding flavin reductase family protein, giving the protein MGQTASIDDFRAALTRLSAGVVLVTAHDPEDGPRGEDVGMTATAFMSVSLEPPLVLVSVRVGSRMEELLDRQPRWAVSVLSESQRHIAGRFAMRGRISDRLLFEDVSYYRGEASGAPVLGGALAILECETEQSVVAGDHVLAIGRVMTARTPSAEGGPLTYFRGRYRYLA